From the genome of Methylocystis bryophila, one region includes:
- a CDS encoding MFS transporter yields the protein MSLALDRSKSRETLPQISLLEEFLLLALEDGGGEFDNVPEIYLSCGVAGATLMDLALRDRIDSDLEGVFAVNSAPTGDAILDRVLAEIVAEPKRLSPQEWISRLSPQAPALHKAALSELCARGVLRQSDHAFLWVLKERRYPIVEGQERPEAKRRILALLYNDDLPSPADVALTALANACFLFERILTPKELKRVKPRIEQIARLDLIGGEILRTAQRVNMETRAAERRTVIAGLAGNVMEWYDFGIYGFFAAAIGAQFFPSGDPSTSLLASFGVFAAGFLARPLGGLLFGHIGDRLGRRAAVVSSVVLMIIPTLFMALLPTYAQIGVAAPILLVLLRLAQGLAVGGEYTTSMVLLVEEAQPSRRGFVGSFAPFGALGGLLLGSAVGAALLAILPERDASTWGWRLAFFSGLLIGLVVFLIRRRLPPDKKILEAEQARKSPLGEAFRTQWRTILKVLGFTLGHGVGFYLCFVYLSTWLKEQQHVASSTALTLNSIAIFAMLIFTPLAGALSDRIGRKPVLIAGAAGMALFAWPLLWIIDTPHLPAILAGLGAFALLLSCNGAGPAFLVEAFPKHVRCSGLSIAYNLAQSIFGGTVPMVAVFLIKITGNPLAPAFYLAAASALSLAMALLIGRETEAEEAP from the coding sequence ATGAGCCTAGCCTTGGACCGTTCAAAGAGCCGCGAGACCTTGCCGCAGATCAGCCTCCTCGAGGAATTTCTGCTTCTGGCGCTCGAAGACGGCGGCGGCGAGTTCGACAACGTGCCGGAGATTTATCTGAGCTGTGGGGTCGCCGGCGCGACGCTGATGGACCTTGCGCTGCGAGACCGCATAGATTCCGATCTCGAAGGCGTGTTCGCCGTAAATTCGGCGCCGACCGGCGACGCGATTCTCGATCGCGTCCTCGCCGAAATCGTAGCCGAGCCGAAACGCCTCAGCCCGCAGGAGTGGATATCGCGCCTTTCCCCGCAAGCGCCCGCCTTGCACAAGGCGGCGCTCTCCGAGCTCTGCGCGCGCGGCGTTCTGCGTCAGAGCGATCACGCCTTTCTCTGGGTGCTCAAGGAGCGCCGCTACCCGATCGTCGAGGGACAGGAGCGGCCCGAGGCGAAGCGACGCATTCTCGCGCTGCTCTACAACGACGACCTTCCCTCTCCCGCGGATGTCGCGCTCACCGCGCTTGCGAACGCCTGCTTCCTCTTCGAACGCATTCTCACGCCGAAAGAGCTGAAGCGCGTCAAACCGCGCATCGAGCAGATCGCGCGCCTCGATCTTATCGGCGGCGAGATCTTGCGCACGGCGCAGCGCGTCAACATGGAGACGCGGGCGGCGGAGCGGCGCACGGTGATCGCGGGCCTCGCCGGCAATGTGATGGAGTGGTACGATTTCGGCATTTACGGCTTTTTCGCCGCAGCGATCGGCGCGCAGTTTTTTCCAAGCGGCGACCCCTCGACCTCGCTGCTCGCCTCCTTCGGCGTTTTCGCGGCGGGCTTCCTCGCGCGGCCGCTCGGCGGTCTGCTCTTTGGCCATATCGGCGATCGCCTGGGCCGACGCGCCGCCGTCGTCTCTTCCGTCGTGCTGATGATCATACCGACGCTCTTCATGGCGCTGCTGCCGACCTATGCGCAGATCGGCGTCGCGGCGCCGATCCTTCTCGTGCTGCTGCGGCTGGCGCAGGGCCTCGCGGTCGGCGGCGAATATACGACGTCGATGGTCCTGCTCGTCGAGGAAGCGCAGCCGAGCCGGCGCGGCTTCGTGGGGAGCTTTGCGCCCTTCGGCGCGCTCGGCGGCCTGCTGCTGGGTTCTGCGGTCGGCGCGGCGCTGCTGGCGATTCTGCCGGAACGGGACGCCTCGACCTGGGGCTGGCGCCTCGCTTTCTTCAGCGGCTTGCTGATCGGCCTCGTGGTCTTCCTGATCCGTCGCCGCCTCCCGCCGGACAAGAAGATTTTGGAAGCCGAGCAAGCCCGCAAATCGCCGCTCGGCGAAGCCTTCCGCACGCAATGGCGCACGATCCTCAAGGTCCTCGGCTTCACACTTGGCCACGGCGTCGGCTTCTATCTCTGTTTCGTCTATCTCTCGACCTGGCTGAAGGAGCAGCAGCACGTCGCTTCCTCGACGGCGCTGACGCTGAACAGCATCGCGATTTTCGCCATGCTGATCTTTACGCCGCTCGCCGGCGCGCTATCGGATCGCATCGGCCGCAAGCCCGTGCTGATCGCCGGCGCGGCCGGGATGGCGCTTTTCGCCTGGCCCTTGTTGTGGATCATCGACACGCCGCACCTGCCCGCCATCCTCGCGGGACTCGGCGCCTTCGCGCTGTTGCTCTCGTGCAATGGCGCGGGCCCGGCCTTCCTGGTGGAGGCGTTCCCCAAGCATGTGCGATGCTCGGGGCTTTCCATCGCCTATAATCTCGCGCAGTCGATCTTCGGCGGCACCGTGCCGATGGTCGCCGTGTTCCTCATCAAGATCACCGGCAATCCGCTGGCGCCCGCCTTTTATCTGGCGGCTGCGTCGGCTCTGTCCTTGGCTATGGCGCTGCTCATCGGCCGCGAGACAGAGGCGGAGGAAGCGCCGTGA
- the gshB gene encoding glutathione synthase has protein sequence MLEIAVQMDPLEKINFSSDSTFALMLEAARRGHRLWFYTPDRLSLADGRPIAFAREIAVRDKPGDYYTLGDERELDLAEVDVVLLRQDPPFDLAYITSTHFLERISSRVLVVNDPAHVRNAPEKLFVTEFLDLMPPTLITRDKAAIERFRARHGEIVMKPLYGHGGASVFKVAARDPNFGSLFDLFATTFREPWVVQRFLPRVVEGDKRILLVEGEALGAVNRVPALDDIRSNMVRGGVASATELTPREREICGRLQPALVARGLLFVGIDVIDGWLTEINVTSPTGLRALARHGGPDLSSTIIDVIERRRAEQRASR, from the coding sequence ATGCTCGAGATCGCGGTCCAGATGGACCCCCTGGAAAAGATCAACTTTTCCAGCGACTCGACCTTTGCGCTGATGCTCGAGGCGGCGCGCCGAGGCCATAGGCTCTGGTTCTACACCCCCGACCGCCTTTCGCTCGCGGACGGCCGGCCCATCGCCTTCGCCCGCGAGATCGCCGTGCGCGACAAGCCAGGCGATTACTATACGCTCGGCGACGAGCGCGAGCTCGATCTCGCCGAGGTCGACGTCGTGCTGTTGCGTCAGGACCCGCCCTTCGACCTCGCCTACATCACCTCCACGCATTTTCTCGAGCGCATCTCGTCGCGCGTTCTCGTCGTCAACGATCCCGCGCATGTGCGCAACGCCCCGGAGAAGCTCTTCGTCACCGAGTTTCTCGACCTCATGCCGCCGACGCTGATCACCCGCGACAAGGCGGCGATCGAGCGTTTTCGCGCGCGGCACGGCGAGATCGTGATGAAGCCGCTCTATGGGCATGGCGGCGCGAGCGTCTTCAAGGTCGCGGCGCGCGATCCGAATTTCGGCTCGCTCTTCGACCTCTTTGCCACGACCTTCCGCGAGCCCTGGGTCGTGCAGCGATTCCTCCCGCGCGTCGTCGAGGGCGACAAGCGCATTTTGCTCGTCGAGGGCGAGGCCCTCGGCGCCGTGAATCGCGTCCCGGCGCTAGACGACATTCGTTCGAACATGGTGCGCGGGGGCGTCGCCTCTGCGACGGAGCTCACGCCGCGCGAGCGCGAAATCTGCGGAAGACTTCAGCCCGCCCTCGTGGCGCGCGGCCTGCTCTTCGTCGGCATCGACGTGATCGACGGTTGGCTGACCGAGATCAACGTCACCTCGCCGACGGGGCTGCGGGCGCTCGCCCGGCACGGCGGCCCCGATCTCTCCTCGACGATCATCGACGTGATCGAGCGACGTCGAGCCGAACAACGCGCGAGCCGATGA
- a CDS encoding [protein-PII] uridylyltransferase — MMDAIPPSPFLALSGPPGAPVDLKALGAELDARIAAACAEAPTPAAARPRVVDELRAALDSGRAVARSALESGGKGLACARFLSDLEDELIRAIYRYVSRYVHVAGNPGLEERLTIVAVGGYGRGALAPGSDIDLLFLLPSKQTPWGESVAQAILYVLWDLRQKVGHASRSIAECMSHSKIDMTIRTTLIEARFLLGNAQLFEELLATFDREIMRVGAREFVGAKLEERDQRVARAGASRYLVEPNVKEGKGGLRDLNTLFWIAKYVYRVREARELVAAGLLTSAEMSLFERCEEFLWSVRCHLHFATGRAEERLSFEMQPRLANRLGYRDRAGLSRVERFMKHYFLVAKDVGDLTGIVCAALEARQAKPRAIFDRMFGSFRRRKINNLPEDFTVDFDRLNTCGDSVFAKDPVNLIRLFWLADQLGLPLHPDALRGVTRNLRRIDADLRANPEANRLFLELLLSRNMTESVLRKMNETGALGRFIPDFGRVVAMMQFNMYHHYTVDEHLLRAIGALSDMEAGRLPQFQPLIAEILPKILNRKVLYLGLLLHDIAKGRKEDHSIAGRDVALALCPRLGFEPGETQTVAWLVEHHLHMSIVAQNRDISDPRTIETFAAVVQSLERLKLLFVLTLCDIAAVGPNVLDAWKAQLLRQLYWETEVVLGGGHSAVDRKSRVAASKAELRAALSDWSDEQFEAYASRHYQAYWLKMDLPHKLRHAELLQDLPSDRPPLVAAVALDKARGAVELTVIAQDHRRLLSTIAGACAASGVNIVDAHIFTTADGLALDTILCSRTFEFDEDEMRRGGRIAHYLNKALRGEIIISEAIRARAPQTSQAAAFSIAPEVLIDNALSAVCTVIEVSGLDREGLLFELTNAISKLSLNIVSAHVTTFGERAVDTFYVKDLTGDKIFSPSRQGAIRRNLIEIFASAGEKRTAHSPDSVGNAPAS, encoded by the coding sequence ATGATGGACGCGATTCCGCCCTCGCCTTTTTTGGCTCTCTCCGGCCCGCCCGGCGCCCCGGTTGACCTGAAGGCGCTCGGGGCGGAGCTCGACGCGCGCATCGCGGCGGCTTGCGCGGAGGCGCCGACGCCCGCGGCGGCCCGGCCCAGGGTCGTCGACGAGCTCCGCGCAGCGCTCGATAGCGGGCGCGCGGTCGCAAGGAGCGCGCTCGAAAGCGGCGGCAAAGGCCTCGCCTGCGCGCGCTTTCTTTCCGATCTCGAGGATGAGCTCATCCGCGCGATCTATCGCTATGTCTCCCGCTATGTGCACGTCGCCGGCAATCCGGGCCTCGAGGAACGGCTGACGATCGTGGCCGTCGGCGGCTATGGCCGCGGCGCGCTCGCGCCGGGCTCCGACATCGACCTCTTGTTCCTGCTGCCCAGCAAGCAGACGCCTTGGGGCGAAAGCGTCGCCCAGGCGATTCTCTACGTGCTTTGGGATCTGCGTCAGAAGGTCGGTCACGCGTCGCGCTCCATCGCCGAATGCATGAGCCATTCGAAGATCGATATGACGATCCGCACGACGCTCATCGAGGCGCGTTTCCTTCTCGGCAACGCGCAGCTTTTCGAGGAATTGCTGGCCACATTCGATCGGGAGATCATGCGCGTCGGCGCGCGCGAGTTCGTCGGCGCGAAGCTCGAGGAACGCGACCAGCGGGTCGCCCGCGCCGGCGCCTCACGCTATCTCGTCGAGCCGAACGTCAAGGAGGGCAAGGGAGGGCTGCGCGATCTCAATACGCTCTTCTGGATCGCCAAATATGTCTATCGCGTCCGTGAAGCGCGCGAGCTCGTCGCCGCGGGGCTCTTGACCAGCGCCGAGATGAGCCTGTTCGAACGATGCGAGGAATTTTTATGGAGCGTGCGCTGCCATCTGCATTTCGCAACGGGACGCGCCGAGGAGCGGCTTTCCTTCGAGATGCAGCCGAGACTCGCCAACCGGCTCGGTTACCGCGACCGCGCGGGACTTTCGCGTGTCGAGCGCTTCATGAAGCACTATTTCCTGGTCGCCAAGGACGTGGGGGATCTCACCGGAATCGTCTGCGCTGCGCTGGAAGCGCGCCAGGCGAAGCCGCGCGCGATTTTCGACCGGATGTTCGGCTCGTTCCGCAGGCGCAAGATCAATAATCTGCCCGAGGATTTCACGGTCGACTTCGACCGGCTCAACACATGCGGCGACTCGGTCTTCGCCAAGGATCCCGTCAATCTTATTCGACTCTTCTGGCTCGCCGACCAGCTCGGCCTGCCGCTGCACCCCGACGCGCTTCGCGGCGTGACCCGCAACCTGCGCCGCATCGACGCAGATCTGCGCGCCAACCCGGAAGCGAATCGGCTGTTTCTCGAGCTTCTGCTCTCGCGCAACATGACCGAATCCGTGCTCCGCAAGATGAACGAGACGGGCGCGCTTGGCAGATTCATTCCCGACTTCGGGCGCGTCGTCGCGATGATGCAGTTCAACATGTATCATCATTACACGGTCGACGAGCATCTGTTGCGCGCCATCGGCGCGCTCTCGGATATGGAAGCCGGACGACTTCCCCAGTTCCAGCCGCTCATCGCGGAGATTCTGCCGAAAATTCTCAACCGCAAGGTGCTCTATCTGGGCCTGCTGCTGCACGACATCGCCAAAGGCCGCAAGGAAGATCACTCCATCGCCGGGCGCGATGTGGCGCTCGCCCTGTGCCCACGGCTGGGCTTCGAGCCGGGCGAGACCCAAACCGTCGCCTGGCTCGTCGAGCATCACCTGCACATGTCGATCGTCGCGCAGAACCGCGACATCAGCGATCCGCGCACGATCGAGACTTTCGCCGCTGTCGTGCAGAGCCTCGAGCGCCTCAAGCTTCTGTTCGTGCTGACCCTGTGCGACATCGCGGCGGTCGGCCCCAATGTTCTCGACGCCTGGAAAGCGCAACTGCTGCGCCAGCTCTATTGGGAGACGGAAGTCGTGCTGGGCGGTGGACATTCGGCGGTCGATCGCAAGAGCCGGGTGGCCGCCTCGAAAGCGGAGCTGCGCGCCGCCCTCTCCGATTGGAGCGACGAGCAGTTCGAAGCCTACGCCAGCCGCCATTATCAGGCCTATTGGCTGAAGATGGATTTGCCGCACAAACTGCGCCACGCGGAATTATTGCAGGACCTTCCGAGCGACCGCCCGCCGCTCGTCGCCGCCGTCGCCCTCGACAAGGCGCGCGGCGCAGTGGAGCTGACCGTCATCGCGCAGGACCATCGGCGCCTGTTGTCGACCATCGCCGGCGCCTGCGCGGCGAGCGGCGTGAACATCGTCGACGCGCATATCTTCACGACGGCGGATGGGCTCGCGCTCGACACGATCCTGTGCTCGCGCACCTTCGAATTCGACGAGGACGAGATGCGGCGTGGCGGCCGCATCGCCCATTATCTCAACAAGGCGCTCCGCGGCGAGATCATCATCTCCGAGGCGATCCGCGCGCGCGCGCCGCAAACGTCCCAGGCCGCGGCCTTCTCGATCGCCCCCGAGGTCCTGATCGACAATGCGCTGTCCGCCGTTTGCACCGTGATCGAGGTCTCGGGGCTTGATCGCGAGGGCCTGCTCTTCGAGCTCACGAACGCCATCTCGAAACTCAGTCTCAACATCGTCTCGGCGCATGTGACGACCTTCGGCGAGAGGGCCGTCGACACTTTTTACGTCAAGGATTTGACCGGAGATAAAATCTTCTCTCCGTCGCGCCAGGGAGCGATCCGGCGCAACCTCATCGAGATCTTCGCCTCGGCAGGCGAAAAGCGAACTGCCCACTCGCCCGATAGCGTGGGCAACGCCCCGGCGTCTTGA
- the galE gene encoding UDP-glucose 4-epimerase GalE yields the protein MAVLVTGGAGYIGSHMALALVDAGEEVVVLDNLSTGFRWAVPEGVPLVIGDFGDEDLVTETIARYNVSEIAHFAAKIVVPESVADPLGYYLNNTAKARTLLETAVNCEVERFIFSSTAAVYGDPSKNPVDEDEPLKPVSPYGRSKLMVEWMLEDTARAHGLRYVVLRYFNVAGGDPKGRAGQSTPKATHLIKVAVQAALGLRDKLQVFGTDYPTPDGSCVRDYIQVTDLAQAHLDALRHLRGGGDNLVCNCGYGRGFSVLEVIETVKRVAGVDFPVEIAGRRPGDPAAIVAGSARIQERLGWKPQHDSLEEIVRQALEWERGLAKRQSAM from the coding sequence ATGGCGGTTCTTGTCACGGGCGGCGCGGGCTATATCGGCAGCCATATGGCGCTCGCGCTCGTGGACGCCGGCGAGGAGGTCGTCGTGCTCGACAATCTCTCGACGGGCTTTCGCTGGGCCGTGCCGGAAGGCGTCCCGCTCGTCATCGGCGATTTCGGCGACGAGGATCTCGTGACCGAGACGATCGCGCGCTACAACGTCAGCGAGATCGCACATTTTGCCGCCAAGATCGTCGTCCCTGAGTCGGTCGCCGATCCCCTCGGCTATTACCTCAACAACACGGCCAAGGCGCGCACGCTGCTCGAGACCGCGGTCAATTGCGAGGTGGAGCGCTTCATCTTCTCCTCGACCGCGGCGGTCTATGGCGACCCGTCGAAGAACCCGGTCGACGAGGACGAGCCGCTAAAGCCCGTGTCGCCCTACGGCCGCTCGAAGCTCATGGTCGAATGGATGCTCGAGGACACGGCGCGCGCGCACGGCCTTCGTTACGTCGTCCTGCGCTATTTCAACGTCGCGGGCGGCGATCCGAAAGGCCGCGCCGGCCAGTCGACGCCGAAAGCCACGCATTTGATCAAGGTCGCCGTGCAGGCGGCGCTAGGCTTGCGCGATAAATTGCAGGTTTTTGGAACCGACTATCCGACGCCGGACGGCAGCTGCGTGCGCGATTACATCCAGGTCACCGATCTTGCGCAGGCGCATCTTGACGCGCTGCGCCATTTGCGCGGCGGCGGCGACAACCTCGTCTGCAACTGCGGCTATGGGCGCGGCTTCTCCGTGCTCGAGGTCATCGAGACGGTGAAGCGCGTCGCGGGCGTGGATTTTCCCGTCGAGATCGCCGGCCGTCGCCCCGGCGACCCGGCCGCGATCGTCGCGGGCAGCGCGCGCATTCAGGAGCGGCTCGGCTGGAAGCCCCAGCACGACAGTCTCGAGGAGATCGTGCGCCAGGCGCTCGAATGGGAGCGCGGCCTCGCGAAGCGGCAGAGCGCGATGTGA
- the chrA gene encoding chromate efflux transporter, whose protein sequence is MTAPNNTLSRPRLAHLLEVLLVFLRLGFVSFGGPIAHIGYFRSEIVERRKWVPPETFVDLVALCQFLPGPASSELGVALGMTRAGYLGGLAAWIGFTAPSALAMIAFAYGIGLVAHPETMAFLHGLKILAVAVVAQAVWAMAKNLCPDRERATLAVGAAILVLAFPSAQGQIAAILIGAYLGWRYLPAEAKPEPAPLPAPLVSRPVATGAFVLFVLLLVLPSFAASVTGDRTTLLFANFYRTGALVFGGGHVVLPLLQEAVVQTGFVGKEAFLSGYGAAQAVPGPLFSFAAFLGAAADAPLSGWRGGLFCLVAIYLPSFLLLLAALPFWEKLRREPQAQATLKGVNAAVVGLLAAALYAPVFTTAVRTPGDFGLALICWLLLEIWRAPPVAVALFAALAAEALGLLRYFFLIG, encoded by the coding sequence ATGACCGCTCCCAACAACACGCTTAGCCGCCCCCGCCTCGCCCATCTCCTTGAGGTCCTGCTCGTCTTCCTCCGGCTCGGCTTCGTGAGCTTCGGCGGCCCGATCGCGCATATCGGCTATTTTCGGAGCGAGATCGTCGAGCGGCGCAAATGGGTTCCTCCCGAGACCTTCGTCGATCTCGTCGCGCTCTGCCAATTCCTCCCCGGTCCCGCGAGCAGCGAGCTCGGCGTCGCGCTCGGCATGACGCGCGCGGGCTATCTGGGCGGCCTTGCGGCCTGGATCGGCTTCACCGCGCCCTCAGCGCTGGCGATGATCGCTTTCGCCTATGGGATCGGCCTCGTCGCGCATCCAGAGACGATGGCCTTTCTTCACGGGCTGAAAATCCTTGCGGTCGCGGTCGTCGCCCAGGCGGTCTGGGCGATGGCGAAAAATCTCTGTCCCGATCGCGAGCGCGCGACGCTCGCCGTCGGCGCCGCGATCCTCGTCCTCGCCTTTCCTTCGGCGCAGGGGCAGATCGCCGCGATTCTTATCGGCGCCTATCTCGGCTGGCGCTACCTGCCCGCGGAGGCGAAGCCCGAGCCGGCCCCGCTGCCCGCGCCGCTCGTCTCCCGCCCCGTCGCGACGGGCGCCTTCGTTCTATTCGTGCTGCTTCTCGTGCTGCCCTCCTTCGCGGCGAGCGTGACGGGAGATCGCACGACGCTGCTATTCGCGAATTTCTACCGCACCGGCGCGCTCGTCTTCGGCGGCGGGCATGTCGTGCTGCCCTTGTTGCAGGAGGCGGTCGTCCAAACCGGCTTTGTCGGCAAGGAGGCGTTTCTCTCGGGCTATGGGGCGGCGCAGGCCGTGCCGGGGCCGCTCTTCAGCTTCGCGGCCTTTCTCGGCGCCGCGGCGGACGCCCCGCTTTCGGGCTGGCGCGGCGGGCTCTTCTGCCTCGTCGCGATCTATCTGCCGTCCTTCCTGCTGCTCCTCGCCGCGCTGCCCTTTTGGGAGAAGCTGCGCCGCGAGCCGCAGGCGCAGGCGACGCTCAAAGGCGTCAACGCCGCCGTGGTCGGCCTCCTCGCCGCCGCGCTCTATGCGCCGGTCTTCACGACCGCCGTGCGCACGCCCGGCGACTTCGGCCTTGCGCTCATCTGCTGGTTGCTGCTCGAAATCTGGCGCGCGCCGCCGGTCGCCGTCGCGCTCTTTGCGGCGCTCGCGGCCGAGGCGCTCGGCCTCTTGCGCTATTTTTTCCTGATCGGCTAG
- the grpE gene encoding nucleotide exchange factor GrpE, with protein sequence MNEENGENLPQQDDTNKGGAERPAAQEPAPVDPAAELEALRAELAGAKDKLLRTLAEMENLRRRTEKEVADAKLYGVTSFARESLALADNLRRAIEAFPAKAKEELEPHVAALIEGVELTERDFLSRLARFGVKKMEASDNRFDPNKHEALYEIPDESQPAGTVAQWVEPGYMIGERVLRPAKVGVTKGGPKG encoded by the coding sequence ATGAACGAAGAGAACGGCGAAAACCTTCCGCAGCAAGATGATACGAACAAGGGCGGCGCCGAAAGGCCGGCTGCGCAGGAGCCGGCGCCCGTCGATCCGGCTGCGGAGCTTGAGGCGTTGCGCGCCGAGCTTGCTGGCGCGAAGGACAAATTGTTGCGTACGCTCGCCGAAATGGAAAATCTCCGCCGCCGCACCGAGAAGGAGGTCGCGGACGCGAAGCTCTACGGCGTCACGAGCTTTGCTCGCGAGAGTCTGGCGCTCGCCGACAATCTGCGCCGCGCGATCGAGGCCTTTCCCGCGAAGGCCAAGGAAGAGCTGGAGCCGCATGTCGCGGCGCTCATCGAAGGCGTCGAGCTCACCGAGCGCGATTTTCTCTCTCGCCTCGCCCGATTCGGCGTGAAGAAAATGGAGGCGTCGGACAATCGCTTCGACCCCAACAAGCACGAAGCGCTTTATGAAATTCCCGACGAGAGCCAGCCGGCCGGCACCGTCGCGCAATGGGTCGAGCCCGGCTATATGATCGGCGAGCGCGTGCTGCGGCCCGCCAAGGTCGGCGTGACGAAGGGCGGCCCGAAAGGGTGA
- the rpmB gene encoding 50S ribosomal protein L28: MSRRCELTGKGVQTGNLVSHSNRKTRTRFLPNLVNVTLVSDALARAVRLRISAAALRSVEHRGGLDAFLAKAREEELSQNARELKREIAKKRDEAAAAA, from the coding sequence ATGTCGCGGCGTTGCGAACTGACCGGCAAGGGCGTTCAGACCGGCAATCTCGTCAGCCACTCCAACCGCAAGACGCGCACGCGCTTCCTGCCCAATCTCGTCAATGTGACGCTTGTCTCGGACGCGCTCGCGCGCGCGGTGCGCCTGCGCATCTCGGCGGCGGCGCTGCGCTCGGTCGAGCATCGCGGCGGTCTCGACGCCTTCCTCGCCAAGGCGCGCGAGGAGGAGCTGTCGCAAAACGCCCGCGAGCTGAAACGCGAGATCGCGAAGAAGCGCGACGAAGCGGCCGCGGCGGCGTAG
- a CDS encoding retropepsin-like aspartic protease family protein — protein sequence MAGLGGGSHKSALRFFAADPAQMPRAPNPYDSQPNEGSAANRAPTEPGEAQMDLDGGVYVVPVRFNDAITLNAVVDSGASEVFVPADVVMTLVRTGTIAEEDFLGSQTYRLADGSEVPSQRFRLKSLKVGDITIENVTASITDVKATILLGQSFLGRFPSWSIDNKRHVLILR from the coding sequence GTGGCAGGCTTGGGAGGCGGCTCGCACAAGTCTGCGCTGCGCTTCTTCGCCGCCGATCCCGCGCAAATGCCGAGAGCGCCAAACCCCTATGACTCCCAGCCAAACGAGGGCTCCGCCGCGAATCGGGCGCCCACAGAGCCTGGGGAGGCGCAGATGGATCTTGACGGCGGGGTTTATGTCGTTCCCGTGCGCTTCAACGATGCGATTACCCTCAACGCCGTTGTCGACAGCGGCGCAAGCGAAGTCTTCGTTCCCGCGGACGTGGTCATGACGCTGGTCCGCACCGGGACGATCGCGGAGGAGGATTTTCTGGGCAGTCAAACCTACAGGCTTGCCGACGGTTCGGAGGTCCCCTCGCAGCGCTTTCGGCTTAAGTCCTTGAAGGTCGGCGACATCACAATCGAAAATGTCACGGCTTCGATCACGGACGTCAAAGCGACGATTCTTCTGGGTCAGAGTTTTCTGGGCCGCTTTCCCTCCTGGTCCATCGACAACAAGCGGCATGTGCTCATTCTTCGCTGA
- a CDS encoding STAS domain-containing protein, which yields MDLTHEISEDMLVIKPRGRVDSDTAGAFEARCASLIGEGPTKVIVDFSELDYISSAGLRALLIAAKTAQSLGGALTLCGLRGGVEKVMSVSGFDTLLGAHAGIAEAAAALQG from the coding sequence ATGGACCTGACGCATGAGATTTCGGAAGACATGCTGGTCATCAAGCCAAGGGGCCGCGTCGACAGCGACACGGCCGGCGCCTTTGAGGCGCGCTGCGCATCGCTGATCGGCGAAGGACCGACCAAGGTGATCGTCGACTTTTCCGAACTGGATTACATCAGCTCCGCCGGCCTGCGGGCGCTGCTGATCGCCGCGAAGACAGCCCAATCGCTCGGCGGCGCGCTCACGCTTTGCGGGCTGCGGGGAGGCGTCGAAAAGGTGATGTCGGTAAGCGGCTTCGATACGCTGCTCGGCGCGCACGCCGGGATTGCGGAGGCGGCCGCGGCGCTGCAGGGCTGA
- a CDS encoding UTP--glucose-1-phosphate uridylyltransferase, whose protein sequence is MTKPIRKAVLPVAGLGTRFLPATKAVPKEMLTVVDRPVVQHVIDEAREAGIEHFIFVTGRGKSVIEDHFDMAYELEDTLQRRGKKKEYEALMADLPKAGETSFTRQQAPLGLGHAVWCARDIVGDEPFAVLLPDMITMACGAKKSRCLAQAVEAHEKHGGNIIAVEEVQPSETHQYGIVAIGKDYGASFEIAGMVEKPPQGTAPSNWMISGRYILNPEIFALLAQGKKGAGGEIQLTDAMIELARQQSFHGVRFDGRTYDTGSKLGFLAANIAFGLAHPEVGGPFRAEIAKHLT, encoded by the coding sequence ATGACCAAGCCTATCCGCAAGGCCGTTCTGCCCGTCGCCGGTCTCGGCACGAGATTTCTTCCCGCGACCAAGGCCGTGCCGAAAGAGATGCTGACCGTCGTCGACCGGCCGGTGGTGCAGCACGTCATCGACGAGGCGCGCGAGGCGGGCATAGAGCATTTCATCTTCGTGACCGGCCGCGGCAAATCGGTGATCGAAGACCATTTCGACATGGCCTATGAGCTCGAGGACACGCTGCAGAGGCGCGGCAAGAAGAAGGAATACGAAGCGCTGATGGCGGACCTTCCCAAGGCCGGCGAGACGAGCTTCACGCGCCAGCAGGCGCCCCTCGGCCTGGGGCACGCCGTCTGGTGCGCGCGCGACATCGTGGGGGACGAGCCCTTCGCCGTGCTGCTGCCGGATATGATCACCATGGCCTGCGGCGCGAAAAAGAGCCGATGCCTCGCGCAGGCCGTGGAGGCTCATGAAAAGCACGGCGGCAACATCATCGCCGTCGAGGAGGTCCAGCCGAGCGAGACGCATCAATATGGGATTGTCGCCATCGGCAAGGATTACGGCGCGAGCTTCGAGATCGCCGGCATGGTCGAGAAGCCGCCGCAAGGCACGGCGCCGAGCAATTGGATGATCTCCGGCCGCTACATCCTGAACCCGGAGATTTTCGCGCTGCTCGCCCAAGGCAAGAAGGGCGCGGGCGGCGAGATCCAGCTCACCGACGCGATGATCGAGCTCGCCCGCCAGCAGTCGTTCCACGGCGTGCGCTTCGACGGCAGGACTTACGACACCGGCTCCAAGCTCGGCTTCCTCGCCGCCAATATCGCCTTCGGCCTGGCGCATCCCGAGGTCGGCGGGCCGTTTCGGGCGGAGATCGCAAAGCACCTGACTTGA